The window AAGAACAAAGACAACCTTTCCTTTccacttcttcatctcccttATGCCCATAACCTCAATGTCATATCGGCACCAGCACTGACAATCCAAGGGTGCTTGGGATGCCAATCCACGTCCATAACaccgagcttcttctccaccTTGTGGCCTCTCAGCATCTTGACGGGGACAATGGTCGCGTTCTCCATCAAGTCGCTGACGACCTTGCCGTGGAAGATCTGCAGAGAGCCATCGTCGCTGGCGTCGGCGAAGAGGGGCAGGCCGCGGTGGAACTTGACCGCACGGATGGCCTCCGGGTGGAAGCGCATGGTCTTGTAAGGGCGGTTGGACAGGTCGAGGTCGTGCCACAGCAGGCGGCGGTCGTAGGAGCCGACGATGAGGTTGTCGCCGCCCGGGTGGACGTCCATGGAGGAGATCCAGCGCGCGCCGGGCTGGATGACCTTGAGGAGCTCCTGGCGCTGGAGGTCGTAGCAGCGGATCATGCGCTGGGTGGCGACGAAGAAGTAGGGGCGCGTGGGGTGGAACTGGGCCGTCTGGGCGAGGCCGGGCAGCTTGCGGAAGGGCACCTGGCTGAGGTGCTTGGAGAGCGTGTGGATGACGACGGAGCTGCGCTGGCCGGTGGGCGAGACGGTGCAGAGGAAGTCGCCGCGGCGGTGCCAGTTGATGGTCTTGATGGTGGAGCGGACGGTGGCCTTGAGGAGGACGCCCTTGGCGACGAGGGACGAGCTGGGGCGGGACCACTTGGCCGGAGGCTCCTTCTTGACGCcgtcggcggtggtggcagcgGATGACGCGCCGTTGGTGGCGTAGCCGAAGCCGGCGTCGAGAATGTCGCGGCTGGCCTGCTCGGTGGCATCGCTGACGATCGGAGGAGCAATGAAGAACAGGTCCTCGCCGGCGGCCGCGGCCAGGATGAAGGTGTCCTTGCTGGGACGCCAGCGGACCATGTTGACGGGCTCGGGCTCGTCGGCCGAGCTGAGCTGGGCGCTCCACTCCTGGTGGCCGTTGAGCGCCCAGACGCGAACCGTGCCGTCGTCGCTGCCGGAGGCGATCCATTCGCCGTCGGGGCTGAAGGCGACGGTGCGCACGCGGCTGGTGTGGCCCCTGAAGATGGTCTGGCACACGGTCGGGAAGGGCCGCAGCTCCTCGGGGCGGGGCAGCTTCGGCAGCAGGGAGTTGGGGTCGATGTTGAGCCTGTTCTTGCGGACTCGGGGCGCCAGGTATAGGTCGAGGCAGCGCTCGAAGCGCTCCTTGACGAACTCGCCGTAGGCAGGCACCTTGCGCAGGGCGTCGAACTGGCTGGGGAGGTACTCCTTTTCGCGCTCCTCGGGATCGAGCTTCTCCCAGGCGTCCTTCTCCTCGGCCGTGGGCAGGTACTCGGGCGGAGGGTTGTAGCTGAGGTCGTAGCCTGGCGGTGCCAGCTTGGGCGCGGGGATGTTCATGATGTGTCGGTCCTGGGGCTCCTCGTTGGCCCAGATGTCGTAGtacttctcttcctcctcggtcTCCTCCGGCTGTGGGGGTCTATAGGGCAGGATCTTTCCGTCCTTGATGGCGCGAACCAGCTTGGCTATCCTCTTGGCTTCGTGTTTGGAGGGGACGAATCGTCGCTTGGGTTCTGGGGCAGCGCTCAGAGGCATCTTCTCCTCTATGCTGGTGAAGTAGGGAATCAGATCCTGTGCGGCTGTTAGTTACAAttttcacacacacacacaccatAATATCAATTGACaaggggaagagaaaagaacatACTGGGTAGGGGTCATAGTCATCAGAAGGAACTTCGTTCATCTGCAGTTTCTTCAGAAGCTCCAGTTCCTCCTGGCTGAGGTTCAAAGGCTTGCCCGTCTCAGGGTCAGTCAGGCCAGTCCAGCCCTTGGGGAGCTCGATGCTGTCCAGCAGAGCATCAAGAGCCTCGCCCGTGGCGGGCCGCATGATTTTCTTGCCATTGATGTCATATCCAATGTGCGGGTATGAATCGTAGAAGGAGAGCGGAATGTTGCCAATGGTGTTGACGGGGCCTTGGGCATCTGTATCGTCGCTGTCATAGACTGGATCGATTTCTTCATACTCGTAGCGCTCGCCTCCATTGGCATCTTTGACGATCCTGTAGTTTGGTTTGTCGTCGTCTACTTCCTCATCATTGGCACCGTTTTTGCGCTCGCCATTGGGTTTTCCGTCTTCCTCGCCATCACTTCGcacatcttcgtcttcgtcctcatcttcatcctcatcctcatcctcatcctcgtcaagTTCAGGCTCTTCGCCCTCCGAGTCTGATTCTTCGACGCCGCTCTCGTCTTCGCTTTGCGATAAGATTCCCTCGAGCTCAGCGCCGCCGAATTCGTCGTCGGACTCGACAACTTCTTCGACGATTTCTTTTCGCTTCCGCGAGGGGATTGACGGACCCATTGGATCGGTGTTTTGTGACTTGGATCTTGTACGcatgagaaaaaaatgggCGATCCAGCGATATGTTAGACGCTCAATGCAGCGGCAGTAGTTTGCGATTCAGGTagtgtaatttttttttttcgcgataagcagcagctccataTCAAATCGCGGAATCGGCCGCGACTGATGTGCCCCACCTTGCGGAACATCCCCGCTCTTACTGTAATCCTGCTGGAAGATTTCACAATGTGAGGTACTCTGCAACAAGAGGTTCATTGTGAATAAAAGcgactaaaaaaaaaaaaaaaagaacaattaGGATTTTAATACTATGCAAAAGGTTACGagaagtaataaagatgGGAAGAAACCGGTGGCAGTACACAAGTGTGTACACCAACTCCAATTGTACTGAAGGCTGCTCCGCTTACTCAACTTACAGAGGACAATGGATGCCTACAGCTTGACCGTAGAAAATCGCAACTCCTAAGATACAAAGAGAACTGATCATCTGCACATTCTTTTTGACTCGGAGTCGCGGATATCCAATACAGCTCCCCACTGGTTTGGgtatataaatagcaatGGTTCCTCTCGGCTTGACTTTGTGTCTCCGAGGCCGACGCCCCAATTTCAAGCCGAATGCTTTTGACCGCCCCGGTGTGGATATGTGATATCGGGATATATATCCAAAAATTGGTTTTCGTTCGCCTAAaactatttttcttttttctcattgtggagagagaaaaaccaCTGTGCCCAAGTCTTCGGTTTCGTAGTCAGTTCGGCTTGACTCACTCGCCGATAGCGCATATAGTTAATAGTATGCTTATCCGCTAACTAGCCAAGCTAATTGATGCACCCGCCTCAACTTGCACGTACTAATGCGTTTTTGCTGTATTAAACACGCAGTTTTCAACCGTGACCGAATATTCTCTCACTAGTAAATTCTTTTTCCCTCTAAGATTAGTCGAATAGAGCCCATTCGCTTTGCCAAAATGGAAATACGAAGCGCCACAAAATTAACAAAGAAGGATATCGCCGGCCGAGACTTCTCGTTTGAGGTATCTGCCGAAGTAGCGAAGCCCTATGATGCACTTACGCGAGACGAGATAATAGCTA is drawn from Trichoderma asperellum chromosome 4, complete sequence and contains these coding sequences:
- the ERB1 gene encoding Ribosome biogenesis protein erb1 (BUSCO:EOG092D0XLN), producing the protein MRTRSKSQNTDPMGPSIPSRKRKEIVEEVVESDDEFGGAELEGILSQSEDESGVEESDSEGEEPELDEDEDEDEDEDEDEDEDVRSDGEEDGKPNGERKNGANDEEVDDDKPNYRIVKDANGGERYEYEEIDPVYDSDDTDAQGPVNTIGNIPLSFYDSYPHIGYDINGKKIMRPATGEALDALLDSIELPKGWTGLTDPETGKPLNLSQEELELLKKLQMNEVPSDDYDPYPDLIPYFTSIEEKMPLSAAPEPKRRFVPSKHEAKRIAKLVRAIKDGKILPYRPPQPEETEEEEKYYDIWANEEPQDRHIMNIPAPKLAPPGYDLSYNPPPEYLPTAEEKDAWEKLDPEEREKEYLPSQFDALRKVPAYGEFVKERFERCLDLYLAPRVRKNRLNIDPNSLLPKLPRPEELRPFPTVCQTIFRGHTSRVRTVAFSPDGEWIASGSDDGTVRVWALNGHQEWSAQLSSADEPEPVNMVRWRPSKDTFILAAAAGEDLFFIAPPIVSDATEQASRDILDAGFGYATNGASSAATTADGVKKEPPAKWSRPSSSLVAKGVLLKATVRSTIKTINWHRRGDFLCTVSPTGQRSSVVIHTLSKHLSQVPFRKLPGLAQTAQFHPTRPYFFVATQRMIRCYDLQRQELLKVIQPGARWISSMDVHPGGDNLIVGSYDRRLLWHDLDLSNRPYKTMRFHPEAIRAVKFHRGLPLFADASDDGSLQIFHGKVVSDLMENATIVPVKMLRGHKVEKKLGVMDVDWHPKHPWIVSAGADMTLRLWA